In Aspergillus fumigatus Af293 chromosome 2, whole genome shotgun sequence, a genomic segment contains:
- the dmaW gene encoding tryptophan dimethylallyltransferase fgaPT2: MKAANASSAEAYRVLSRAFRFDNEDQKLWWHSTAPMFAKMLETANYTTPCQYQYLITYKECVIPSLGCYPTNSAPRWLSILTRYGTPFELSLNCSNSIVRYTFEPINQHTGTDKDPFNTHAIWESLQHLLPLEKSIDLEWFRHFKHDLTLNSEESAFLAHNDRLVGGTIRTQNKLALDLKDGRFALKTYIYPALKAVVTGKTIHELVFGSVRRLAVREPRILPPLNMLEEYIRSRGSKSTASPRLVSCDLTSPAKSRIKIYLLEQMVSLEAMEDLWTLGGRRRDASTLEGLSLVRELWDLIQLSPGLKSYPAPYLPLGVIPDERLPLMANFTLHQNDPVPEPQVYFTTFGMNDMAVADALTTFFERRGWSEMARTYETTLKSYYPHADHDKLNYLHAYISFSYRDRTPYLSVYLQSFETGDWAVKCQDAACQPTSLPPDLSKTGVYYSGLH, from the exons ATGAAGGCAGCCAATGCCTCCAGTGCGGAGGCCTATCGAGTTCTTAGTCGCGCCTTTAGATTCGATAATGAAGATCAGAAGCTGTGGTGGCACAGCACTGCCCCGATGTTTGCAAAAATGCTGGAAACTGCCAACTACACCACACCTTGTCAGTATCAATACCTCATCACCTATAAGGAGTGCGTAATTCCCAGTCTCGGATGCTATCCGACCAACAGCGCCCCCCGCTGGTTGAGCATCCTCACTCGATACGGCACTCCGTTCGAATTGAGCCTAAATTGCTCTAATTCAATAGTGAGATACACATTCGAGCCGATCAATCAACATACCGGAACAGATAAAGACCCATTCAATACGCACGCCATCTGGGAGAGCCTGCAGCACCTGCTTCCACTGGAGAAGAGCATTGATCTGGAGTGGTTCCGCCACTTCAAGCACGATCTCACCCTCAACAGTGAAGAATCTGCTTTTCTGGCTCATAATGATCGCCTCGTGGGCGGCACTATCAGGACGCAGAACAAGCTCGCGCTCGATCTGAAGGATGGCCGCTTTGCACTTAAGACGTACATATACCCGGCTCTCAAAGCTGTCGTCACCGGCAAGACAATTCATGAGTTGGTCTTTGGCTCAGTCCGCCGGCTGGCAGTGAGGGAGCCCCGAATCTTGCCCCCACTCAACATGCTGGAGGAATACATCCGATCACGCGGTTCCAAGAGCACTGCCAGTCCCCGCCTAGTGTCCTGTGATCTGACCAGTCCTGCCAAGTCGAGAATCAAGATCTACCTGCTGGAGCAGATGGTTTCACTAGAAGCCATGGAGGACCTGTGGACTCTGGGCGGACGGCGCCGAGACGCTTCCACTTTAGAGGGGCTCTCTCTGGTGCGTGAGCTTTGGGATCTGATCCAACTGTCGCCGGGATTGAAGTCCTATCCGGCGCCGTATCTGCCTCTCGGGGTTATCCCAGACGAGAGGCTGCCGCTTATGGCCAATTTCACCCTGCACCAGAATGACCCGGTCCCAGAGCCGCAAGTATATTTCACAACCTTCGGCATGAACGACATGGCGGTGGCGGATGCCCTGACGACGTTCTTCGAGCGCCGGGGTTGGAGTGAAATGGCCCGCACCTACGAAACTACTTTGAAGTCGTACTA CCCCCATGCGGATCATGACAAACTTAACTACCTCCACGCCTACATATCCTTCTCCTACAGGGACCGTACCCCTTATCTGAGTGTCTATCTTCAATCCTTCGAGACAGGGGACTGGGCA GTCAAGTGTCAGGATGCGGCCTGTCAACCCACATCTTTACCTCCAGATCTGTCAAAGACAGGGGTATATTATTCCGGTCTCCACTGA
- the fgaOx1 gene encoding FAD-linked oxidoreductase easE, with translation MSHRILCVAFCVCSLVAVSSIYSPPFNHPIVYSNNAICFQLSTWRIPQLYLAVLIRRFDLSLSTRGVMLAVTVGVGSSQHHSQRSGLSLTFAMTPSMITLLVKTCVISQRTAVGEPHRPGWVWEVGRTEDETCHAHSPRGAPCHQGRIPLYSAAVESVDQIQVAVRFAQRHRLRLVVRNTGHDTAGRSSGSDSFQIHCHRMKQIEYHDNFRALGSDIDRGPAVSVGAGVTLGEMYARGARDGWVVVGGECPTVGAAGGFLQGGGVSSFHSFIDGLAVDNVLEFEVVTAKGDVVVANDHQNPDIFWALRGGGGGTFGIVTRATMRVHLNSPVCVSEVAVSGLRNNSLLWTKGITGLFSILRSFNQQGIPGQFILRPLSKDQVNASLTLYSLNTDDTRRSAENMLSIRNILESTTLPFTLASRCLPKISDALRKGPDMLPVNYGIITGSVLVSEDLFNSEEGPLHLAKQLEHFPMGPMDLLFTSNLGGNVSANTGKKHRDTSMHPGWRQAAHLINFVRSVSTPTAHEKARSLEELHSVQMRQLYDIEPDFRVSYRNLGDPLESDAAQVYWGPNYKRLLEIKRKWDPEDLFFSQLGVGSEGWTEDQMCKRQQRLQQMLQYLMSSIAQRVYR, from the exons ATGTCACATCGTATCCTTTGCGTCGCCTTCTGCGTTTGTTCTCTTGTTGCTGTGAGCTCGATTTATAGCCCCCC GTTTAACCATCCCATTGTCTACAGTAACAATGCCATTTGTTTTCAGCTTTCTACTTGGCGCATTCCTCAGCTGTATTTGGCTGTCCTTATCAGGAGGTTCGACCTGTCGCTGTCGACCAGGGGAGTCATGTTGGCCGTCACCGTCGGAGTGGGCAGCTCTCAACACCACTCTCAGAG GTCCGGCCTATCGCTCACATTTGCCATGACCCCTTCTATGATCACTCTGCTTGTCAAAACTTGCGTGATCTCGCAAAGGACAGCGGTTGGAGAGCCTCACAGGCCG GGCTGGGTTTGGGAGGTTGGTCGCACTGAAGACGAGACATGTCATGCGCATTCTCCGCGTGGTGCGCCCTGTCATCAAGGCCGGATTCCACTGTATTCGGCGGCAGTTGAGTCTGTTGACCAAATTCAAGTGGCGGTGAGGTTTGCGCAACGTCATCGACTGCGCTTGGTTGTTCGCAATACCGGTCATGATACCGCGGGACGATCGAGTGGCTCCGACTCGTTCCAGATACATTGCCATCGCATGAAGCAGATCGAGTATCATGACAACTTCCGGGCCCTCGGCTCCGATATAGACCGTGGCCCAGCCGTGAGCGTAGGCGCTGGAGTGACTCTGGGGGAGATGTATGCAAGAGGTGCCCGTGATGGATGGGTGGTCGTCGGGGGGGAGTGTCCTACCGTGGGCGCTGCGGGCGGTTTTCTCCAGGGAGGCGGAGTGTCCAGTTTCCACAGCTTCATCGACGGTCTGGCTGTAGATAATGTCCTCGAATTTGAGGTCGTGACGGCGAAG GGAGATGTTGTCGTGGCCAATGACCACCAGAACCCAGACATCTTCTGGGCTTTACGGGGAGGGGGTGGAGGCACTTTCGGCATCGTTACACGTGCTACAATGAGGGTGCATCTCAATAGCCCGGTCTGCGTCTCGGAGGTGGCAGTATCAGGGCTCCGGAATAACTCGTTGCTCTGGACAAAAGGGATCACGGGTCTATTTTCCATTCTTCGCTCGTTCAACCAGCAGGGGATACCGGGCCAGTTTATTCTTCGACCGCTATCCAAGGATCAGGTCAACGCAAGTCTCACACTGTATTCCCTAAACACAGATGACACTCGACGATCGGCCGAGAACATGCTCTCCATTCGAAATATCCTCGAATCTACCACCCTTCCCTTCACTCTGGCCTCCAGGTGCCTACCAAAGATCAGTGACGCGCTCCGAAAAGGACCTGATATGCTTCCCGTAAATTACGGAATCATCACCGGCTCCGTTTTGGTGTCAGAGGATCTCTTCAATTCGGAGGAAGGACCACTGCATCTGGCCAAGCAGTTGGAACATTTCCCGATGGGACCGATGGATCTCCTGTTCACCAGCAACCTCGGCGGAAACGTTTCGGCAAACACCGGAAAGAAGCACAGGGATACCTCGATGCATCCGGGCTGGCGGCAAGCGGCCCACCTCATCAACTTCGTGCGCAGTGTGAGCACACCCACAGCGCATGAGAAGGCCAGAAGCTTAGAAGAGCTTCATAGCGTCCAGATGCGGCAACTGTACGACATTGAACCCGACTTCAGAGTGTCGTACAGGAATTTGGGCGACCCTCTGGAAAGTGATGCTGCACAGGTCTACTGGGGCCCAAATTACAAGCGGCTGCTGGAAATCAAGCGGAAGTGGGACCCTGAGGACCTGTTTTTCTCTCAGCTGGGGGTGGGAAGTGAGGGGTGGACAGAGGACCAAATGTGTAAGAGACAGCAAAGACTGCAGCAAATGCTTCAGTATCTAATGTCCAGCATTGCCCAGCGGGTATACCGCTAA
- the fgaMT gene encoding 4-dimethylallyltryptophan methyltransferase easF: MTISAPPIIDIRQAGLESSIPDQVVEGLTKEVKTLPALLFYSTKGIQHWNRHSHAADFYPRHEELCILKAEASKMAASIAQDSLVIDMGSASMDKVILLLEALEEQKKSITYYALDLSYSELASNFQAIPVDRFHYVRFAALHGTFDDGLHWLQNAPDIRNRPRCILLFGLTIGNFSRDNAASFLRNIAQSALSTSPTQSSIIVSLDSCKLPTKILRAYTADGVVPFALASLSYANSLFHPKGDRKIFNEEDWYFHSEWNHALGRHEASLITQSKDIQLGAPLETVIVRRDEKIRFGCSYKYDKAERDQLFHSAGLEDAAVWTAPDCDVAFYQLRLRLN; encoded by the exons ATGACGATTTCAGCTCCTCCCATTATTGATATCCGGCAAGCGGGGCTTGAAAGCTCAATTCCTGACCAAGTTGTCGAAGGTCTCACGAAAGAAGTGAAAACCCTCCCAGCTCTACTTTTCTACAGCACGAAGGGAATTCAGCACTGGAACCGCCACTCCCATGCTGCCGACTTTTATCCCCGACATGAGGAACTATGTATTCTGAAAGCCGAGGCTTCAAAGATGGCAGCATCTATAGCCCAGGATAGTCTCGTCATAGATATGGGCAGCGC AAGTATGGACAAGGTCATCTTACTGCTTGAGGCGCTTGAAGAGCAAAAAAAATCCATTACATACTACGCCCTTGACCTCAGCTACTCTGAGTTGGCCTCGAACTTTCAGGCCATACCTGTGGACCGCTTCCATTACGTCCGTTTTGCTGCCCTCCACGGCACATTTGACGATGGTCTGCATTGGCTTCAGAACGCACCAGACATCCGAAACCGTCCTCGTTGCATCCTTCTATTTGGTTTAACTATCGGGAACTTTTCACGCGACAATGCAGCAAGTTTCCTGAGGAATATCGCACAATCTGCCCTCTCCACATCACCCACGCAAAGCTCTATCATTGTAAGTCTCGACAGCTGCAAATTGCCCACCAAGATTTTACGCGCGTACACTGCGGATGGAGTAGTTCCCTTCGCACTTGCGTCGTTAAGTTATGCCAACTCCCTGTTTCACCCCAAGGGCGACAGAAAAATTTTTAACGAGGAAGATTGGTACTTCCATAGTGAATGGAACCATGCCCTAGGACGGCACGAAGCATCTCTAATCACGCAATCCAAGGACATTCAGCTGGGTGCTCCTCTAGAGACTGTCATCGTGCGCAGGGATGAGAAGATCCGTTTTGGGTGCAGTTATAAATATGATAAAGCCGAACGGGACCAGCTCTTTCACTCCGCTGGTCTGGAGGATGCAGCTGTATGGACAGCCCCAGACTGTGATGTGGCATTTTACCAGTTGAGACTGCGTCTGAACTGA
- a CDS encoding putative metalloproteinase, protein MHFFQALVALPLIAGAVASPLDTRATLENCNDEGVRAINNALTQAAEMANSGASLIRSESDYSYSLFQSFFKTNDAQARNHVADVLDTIATEATNGNQGVVTYYCTPEGIECTNSHSFTMTAYGDTDGTYGRVRTCPAYFTDFPAWSNICSVLDQATSSLHELAHTKGIYGPETYGYDAVHSLSSASALENAESYAFFSKCMVSYYFQVKYALLILFSSSFP, encoded by the coding sequence ATGCATTTCTTCCAGGCCCTTGTTGCTCTTCCTCTGATTGCGGGTGCTGTTGCCAGCCCTCTGGATACACGCGCTACCCTTGAAAACTGCAATGATGAGGGAGTTCGAGCAATCAACAACGCACTCACCCAGGCGGCCGAAATGGCCAATTCAGGCGCCAGCCTCATCCGCAGCGAATCCGACTACTCATACAGcctcttccagagcttcttcaagaccAATGACGCGCAGGCCCGCAACCATGTTGCGGATGTTTTAGACACGATCGCCACAGAGGCCACGAACGGGAACCAAGGCGTTGTAACCTACTACTGCACTCCAGAGGGCATTGAATGCACTAACAGTCACTCTTTTACCATGACTGCCTATGGTGACACGGACGGAACCTACGGAAGAGTCCGAACCTGCCCTGCGTACTTTACCGATTTTCCTGCGTGGTCAAACATTTGCAGTGTCCTGGATCAAGCAACTTCTAGTTTACATGAGCTGGCGCATACAAAAGGCATCTACGGTCCTGAGACATATGGCTATGATGCAGTGCATAGTTTgagctctgcttctgctcttGAGAATGCTGAGAGCTatgctttcttctccaagtgTATGGTTTCCTATTATTTTCAGGTAAAGTATGCGTTACTAATATTGTTCTCTAGCAGCTTTCCTTAA